The Raphanus sativus cultivar WK10039 chromosome 6, ASM80110v3, whole genome shotgun sequence sequence GGCCGAGCAGAAAAAGCTTGAGGAGCTTCGTCTCCAGCTCGTCCAGGAGAGGGAGCGTTCTGAGTTTCGCGCTCTTCAGGAACAAGCCGGTCTCATACCGTAAGTTTGTTTCTCCTTCTCTTCCCTCGATCCCAATCGATTTGGAATTGGATCTGACTTtgaaattagggtttagggattagagTATTGTATCTTATGATTTGGTTGTTTGATTCGTTTAGTGACTGTAACTGAATCGATTTGGGTCGGATCTAATTTCGAaattagggttagggtttagacTTTGTAACTTATGACGATTCGCTTAATGATTGGTGAATTGAAGTTGTGGGTTATTCTAAAAAtcgttttttttaatattcttgcAGGAGACAAGAGAGATTGGAGTTTCTGTATGATTCAGGATTAGCTGTAGGGAAAGGGAGTGCGAGTGGTTCAGGTGTGTCGTTTCAGAGAGAAGAGCAGCCTTTAGCCAATGCTGCTGAAGCTGGTAATAATGCTGGTGAGAAGCCAGATCCTTCGGCCCCTGGTGCGCTGTTTGAGGATAAGACTCCCTCTGCTAATGATTCTTGGAGGAAGCTTCACTCTGATCCTTTGCTTCTCATCAGGCAGCGCGAGCAAGAAGCTCTTGCCAGAATCAAGAACAACCCTGTCAAGATGGCTCTTATTCGAAAATCTGTAAGCTTTTACTTTACTTTTAGGGTTTTTGAAATTGAccttgtttatgtttatgttttttttcctcgTTTACCTTCTATATCTACTGACCTGTTGGAGAACTTTCTTGTTTATAGGTGGAGGAGAAGGGAAAGGGTAAAGATGGGGATGCAAAGGAGCACAAGAAAAAGCGTAAGCATCGTAAGCAATCCAGACACCATTCTGATTCAGGTGAAGATTCTGTTGAAGAGACTGGAAGAAAATCACGTCATTACAGAGCATCGGGGGATCATGACAAACTCTACGAGAGGGAAAGTCGTGATAAGCACTATGAAAGACGAAGGTCTGACTTAGAGGATGAGTCCAAAAGGAGAGGAGAAAGTCACGATAAGCACTACGAGAGACGGAGGTCAGAGTTGGATGATGAGTccaaaagaagagaaagtcAAGATAAGCACTATGAGAGACGGAGGTCAGAGGTGGATGATGAGTCCAAAAGAAGAGAAAGCCGTAGAGAAGATCGACCCAGTGAGAAGTATAGGACCCACTCTCCTTACCGCGGCAGCCGTTTGGAAAGGGAAAATCTCAGGAGTTATGATCAAGAGGAcagaaaaaggaaaacagaGGACTTAAGCTATGTCAAGCCCCCCTCGAGAGAGGACAATGGATTCCAGAATAGACGCCGGAAGGGTGGCGGCTCTAAATTATCAGAGGAAGAGAGAGCTGCTAGATTTAAGCAAATGCAGATGGACGCAGAGGTGCATGAGGAGCAGAGATGGAGTAGGTTGAAGAAAGCTGATGAAACTGATGCAGTGGAAGCTAGTAAGAACAAAAACTCGTTAGGGAAAAGCTTTTTGGATGACGCTAATAAAAGTGTGTATGGAGTTGAGAAAGGTGGAAGCTCCACTATTGAAGAAAGTGTGCGTCGTAGAAGCTATTATTCACAGCGTGGAGCTGAAGCTGAAGGCAATGCTTTTCGGCGCTGAATGATAGATGCAAATATCATTCCATTACAACAGTGTCTCATTTTCGAAATGTAACAAATTGTACGTTTAAAAACAAATTCGTTTTGTATGTTCCgatacttttttcttttgttcaacaTGTTTCTGATTCTAGTTGGATATGTTGAGCAATTTCTAGTCTAGGCATGATATTTCCATATGTAATAGTCTTAAGGCCCATGACGTAGCCTGACGATATGAGGGTGGTCCAGTCCACTTTATATgtgtgtaataataataatagctagTGGGAGGTTGAAATGTGGTAGGAGTTGATCCACACCCGTGAGGCCGTGACATGTAGTTAAGCACAATGCTCCAAGATTCCACTTTGGCACCTTTTCTAAAGACGAAGACACgctttctttttgtctttttaaatatttagtttctttgtgctattttttgtcaacctttCAACTGAGAAGAAGGTTTTCCTTAAGAGATGTATTGTATTTGTAACTAAACTTTGACCATTTGAAATTTGACATTAAGGTCGTTGGTGTGTTATAAATTCAGAAATTAACATGGTTCTGATTTGTAGGTGGTAAGAAAACAGACAATTga is a genomic window containing:
- the LOC108812183 gene encoding uncharacterized protein LOC108812183, which gives rise to MGMKFLNKKGWHTGSLRNIENVWKAEQKQEAEQKKLEELRLQLVQERERSEFRALQEQAGLIPRQERLEFLYDSGLAVGKGSASGSGVSFQREEQPLANAAEAGNNAGEKPDPSAPGALFEDKTPSANDSWRKLHSDPLLLIRQREQEALARIKNNPVKMALIRKSVEEKGKGKDGDAKEHKKKRKHRKQSRHHSDSGEDSVEETGRKSRHYRASGDHDKLYERESRDKHYERRRSDLEDESKRRGESHDKHYERRRSELDDESKRRESQDKHYERRRSEVDDESKRRESRREDRPSEKYRTHSPYRGSRLERENLRSYDQEDRKRKTEDLSYVKPPSREDNGFQNRRRKGGGSKLSEEERAARFKQMQMDAEVHEEQRWSRLKKADETDAVEASKNKNSLGKSFLDDANKSVYGVEKGGSSTIEESVRRRSYYSQRGAEAEGNAFRR